In Haliscomenobacter hydrossis DSM 1100, the DNA window GGATGTTCCTTCGCTGATGTCGAGCATGGTGGCAATTTCGGCATGGGAATACCCTTCGATGGCGTACAAATTGAGTACGGTGCGGTAGCCTTGGGGCAGTCGATTGAGTACCGTAATCAGTTCAGCAGCGCTGATGGCACCGATGATGTCTTCGTCCGAGTACAGGTTTTCCGGGGGTTCTACATAGGGCAGGAACTTCAGGCTTTTTTTGCGCAGGCGACTAAGTGCTGTATTGACCATTATTTTACACATCCAGGCCTCCAGACTACCCTCCGCCCGATAGGCCGACAATTCGCGAAAGATTTTGATGAATCCTTCCTGGAGCAAGTCGTTGGCTTCGCTTTCATCCCGCGCATAGCGCAGGCACACGCCGTACAGTTTTGCGCTATAGCGTTCATAAAAACGAAACTGAGCCTGGCTGTTGCCTGCAATACAGGATTGCAACAGTTCAAAATCCTGGGCCATAAATAGGGTGTCACCTGGTTTTGCCATGATTGTGGTATAAAACTACCCTTATGGCGCAAAAGGAAGGGAAAACGTTGCACGGGAATAGTTGAAAAGTTTTGGGTTGAAAAGTTGAAGAGAAGTTCAAAAGCTGGTTATAACTTCTCTTCAACATTTCAACTCTTCACTCTTCAACTATTTTTTAAGACATTCATCAAATACTCCCCATAACCACTCTTCATATAGCGGTGGGCTAAAACCTCCATTTGAATGGCATCAATGAAGCCCATTTCAAAGGCGGTTTC includes these proteins:
- a CDS encoding RNA polymerase sigma factor — protein: MAKPGDTLFMAQDFELLQSCIAGNSQAQFRFYERYSAKLYGVCLRYARDESEANDLLQEGFIKIFRELSAYRAEGSLEAWMCKIMVNTALSRLRKKSLKFLPYVEPPENLYSDEDIIGAISAAELITVLNRLPQGYRTVLNLYAIEGYSHAEIATMLDISEGTSRSQYLRAKIALKNRLEQLKKINDR